A section of the Echeneis naucrates chromosome 12, fEcheNa1.1, whole genome shotgun sequence genome encodes:
- the ankra2 gene encoding ankyrin repeat family A protein 2, with protein MDNAVVSASDGTAECPLGSEDMEGICVMPDLGAIKTEQSVGASPDDTGTQNVAMGIKFILPNRFDMNVCSRFVKSLNEEDSKNIQDQVNSDLEVASVLFKAECNIQTSPSPGIQVRHVYTPSTTKHFSPIKQSTTLTNKHRGNEVSSTPLLVHSLSIHQLAAQGEMVFLASRIEQETVINLQDEEGFTPLMWAAAHGQIAVVEFLLQNGADPNLLAKGRESALSLACSKGYTDIVKMLIDCGVDVNEYDWNGGAPLLYAVHGNHVRCVEILLESGADPTIESDSGFNAMDMAVAMGHRNVQQVMEAHLLKLLMGIRE; from the exons ATGGACAACGCCGTCGTGTCGGCCTCGGACGGGACAGCAGAGTGTCCCCTGGGGTCCGAGGACATGGAGGGGATCTGCGTGATGCCGGACCTGGGAGCCATCAAGACCGAGCAGTCGGTGGGTGCGAGTCCGGACGACACCGGCACCCAAAATGTGGCCATGGGCATCAAGTTCATCCTGCCCAACCGCTTCGACATGAACGTCTGCTCCAGATTTGTCAAATCCCTCAACGAGGAGGACAGCAAGAACATCCAGGACCAGGTGAACTCTGATCTGGAGGTGGCCTCGGTTTTATTTAAAG CTGAGTGTAATATCCAGACCTCACCCTCCCCGGGCATACAGGTACGACACGTTTACACCCCGTCGACCACCAAACATTTCTCCCCCATCAAACAATCCACCACGCTCACCAACAAACACCGCGGCAATGAGGTTTCTTCCACACCTCTTCTGGTGCATT CTCTGTCCATTCATCAGCTGGCAGCACAAGGAGAAATGGTATTTCTGGCCAGCAGGATTGAACAAG AAACCGTGATTAATCTCCAAGATGAGGAAGGTTTTACTCCCCTAATGTGGGCAGCTGCACACGGACAAATCGCTGTTGTTGAGTTTCTACTCCAAAAT GGTGCTGACCCCAACCTCCTGGCCAAAGGGAGGGAGAGTGCTCTGTCCTTGGCATGCAGTAAGGGATACACTGATATTGTGAAGATGCTCATCGACTGCGGCGTTGATGTCAATGAATATGACTGG AATGGAGGAGCCCCTCTGCTGTACGCTGTCCATGGAAATCACGTCCGCTGTGTTGAAATCTTGTTAG AGAGTGGTGCTGATCCTACTATAGAGTCAGATTCTGGATTCAATGCAATGGACATGGCTGTGGCTATGGGCCATCGGAATG TTCAACAGGTGATGGAGGCACACTTATTGAAGTTGCTGATGGGAATCAGAGAATGA
- the btf3 gene encoding transcription factor BTF3, which yields MKEAIMNQEKLAKLQAQVRIGGKGSARRKKKVVHRTATADDKKLQFSLKKLGVNNISGIEEVNMFTNQGTVIHFNNPKVQASLAANTFTITGHAETKQLTEMLPGILNQLGADSLTSLRRLAEALPKQAADGKAPIAAVEEEDDDVPDLVENFDEASKDEAN from the exons atgaAAGAAGCAATTATGAATCAAGAAAAACTTGCTAAACTACAGGCACAAGTCCGCATTGGtggaaag GGTAGTGCTCGCAGAAAGAAGAAGGTTGTGCACAGAACAGCAACCGCAGATGacaaaaagctccagttctCCTTAAAGAAACTTGGTGTCAACAACATCTCTGGTATTGAAGAG GTTAACATGTTTACAAATCAAGGAACAGTCATCCATTTCAACAATCCCAAAGTGCAGGCCTCCCTTGCAGCCAACACCTTCACCATCACCGGCCACGCCGAGACCAAGCAGCTGACCGAGATGCTGCCAGGCATCCTGAACCAGCTAGGAGCCGACAGCCTGACGAGCCTCAGGAGACTCGCCGAGGCCCTGCCCAAACAGG ctgcagatggAAAAGCGCCGATTGCTGCAGTAGAGGAAGAAGACGACGATGTTCCAG ATCTGGTGGAGAATTTTGATGAAGCATCAAAGGATGAGGCTAACTAG